A section of the Corynebacterium auris genome encodes:
- the pks13 gene encoding polyketide synthase Pks13 (Pks13 is a key enzyme in mycolic acid biosynthesis.) — protein sequence MNENELSAWLQTWVARAVGLEVGEVDPTKPLESFGLSSRDAVIMSGELENLLGRRVDPTVAYQYPTIAALAAALTAPKEEKRPAVRRQASFSPGTHDIAIIGSAGRFPGAENNEEFWQVLIDARSTTGPLPEKRWSEYAGDPVVRSKMAEENTDGGYLSDIESFDNEFFGLSPLEAVNMDPQQRVMLELAWEALEDAHLPASSLRGEPVGVFVGSSNNDYGMLIAADPSQAHPYALTGSSSAIIPNRISYAFDFRGPSVNVDTACSSSLVSVHQAVRALRDGEADVALAGGVNIMANPFASLMFAELGVISPTSNIHAFSEDADGIVRSEAAGFVVLKRVDDALRDGDTVLAVIKGSATNSDGHSNGLTAPNPEAQVDVLERAYADAGIDPAEVDLVEAHGTGTLLGDPIEATALGTVLGRGRDGASPLLLGSAKSNIGHSESAAGVVALIKVLEALKHDTIPASVNYVGPNKYVDFDAQHIEVVEDPREWPRYSGRRVAGVSGFGFGGTNAHVVLADLDPAEYDTDAAATPAELLGAGAVGLPVSGLLPSRRAAAAAELADFFEGRPDADLQPVARSLATRNHGRSAAVVQAATVEEAVKKLRQVAEGKLAPGISVADAPAAMGPVFVYSGFGSQHRKMAKRLLETSPLFRRRMEELDEYVQFEAGWSMLEIIRDDEQTYDTLTGQVTITAIQIAQTDLLASLGITPAATMGMSMGEMGAAYGAGGITARDAILIACHRARLMSEGEEMIAGTAQEGAMAVVELSREELSEFVDAHPEARGAEPAVYAGPGMTTIGGPATAVEFVVAELEKQEKFARTLNVRGAGHTSMLDPIMGDLAGELAGLEPRPLAVPLYSSVDRGAVYRVGEVVHDAEYFLRMTRQSVFFQDATEAALAAGHSTFVEIAPNPVAVMGMMNTAFGAGKPDTQLLFTAKRKVDEVASLLDLAAKLYVQGVDVDFRGFYGPGRVLDAPPTPFKRNRLWTKARPSSASTSLLGAKVTLPDATVAYSIQADQVFSPHQLVESVAEEIAPGSRVVATEESGYLPPDGELTTIVATSLGGVSIKVYDGSELVVEGFATSLDLGETRGLQGVAEVKPSPSPTAPDEGVEAVRWDPHSGETVRERLRAIVSESMGYDAEDLPDELPLIDLGLDSLMGMRIKNRVENDFQIPPLQVQALRDASVADVISMVEDAVAGRPDAPQPLPYNSETRTPAAAATKAQGVGVAPRDAAERLVFATWANYVGAAAAGVTSELPQITEEQAEHIAARLSERAGVEITAAFVRGVDTLEPLANEVREGLETPVEGNFRVLRERTEGMDAPSVFVFHPAGGSSIVYEPLARRLGEDVPVYGVERLEGSLEERAEAYLEDIERLAAGRPVVLAGWSFGGALAYEVAERLGDDKVAFIALLDTTQPSEPTPNTPEETRARWERYAAFAKDAYGLDFPVPYELLDSAGEEAVLNMLGEFLATTDASEHGLAAGVLEHQRASFVDNQILANLDFGRWAAVSVPVLLFRSERMHDGAIMLEPAYAHIDDDGGWGAIVDDLTIVHLPGDHLAVVDEPAVGIVGKHMNEWIDNVDSL from the coding sequence ATGAATGAAAACGAGCTGAGCGCATGGCTGCAAACGTGGGTGGCCCGGGCCGTCGGCCTTGAGGTCGGCGAGGTCGACCCCACGAAGCCGCTGGAATCATTCGGCTTGTCTTCCCGCGACGCCGTCATCATGTCCGGCGAGCTGGAGAACCTGCTCGGCCGGCGCGTCGACCCGACCGTCGCCTACCAGTACCCGACAATCGCCGCGCTCGCGGCGGCGCTGACGGCGCCGAAGGAGGAGAAGCGCCCGGCGGTGCGTCGTCAAGCAAGCTTCTCCCCGGGGACCCACGACATCGCGATCATTGGCTCGGCCGGCCGCTTCCCCGGCGCCGAGAACAACGAGGAGTTCTGGCAGGTGCTTATCGACGCCCGATCGACCACCGGGCCCCTGCCGGAGAAGCGCTGGTCGGAGTACGCGGGCGACCCCGTCGTGCGCTCGAAAATGGCGGAGGAGAACACCGACGGCGGCTACCTGTCGGACATCGAGAGCTTTGACAACGAGTTCTTCGGCCTGAGCCCGCTGGAAGCGGTGAACATGGACCCGCAGCAGCGCGTCATGCTGGAGCTGGCGTGGGAGGCGCTCGAGGACGCGCACCTGCCCGCCAGCTCGCTGCGCGGCGAGCCCGTCGGCGTGTTCGTGGGCTCCTCCAACAACGACTACGGCATGCTCATCGCGGCGGACCCCTCGCAGGCGCACCCGTACGCGCTGACGGGATCGTCGAGCGCGATCATCCCGAACCGCATCTCCTATGCCTTCGACTTCCGCGGCCCCTCGGTCAACGTGGACACGGCGTGCTCGTCCTCCCTGGTCTCCGTGCACCAGGCGGTGCGCGCGCTGCGCGACGGCGAGGCCGACGTGGCGCTGGCCGGCGGAGTGAACATCATGGCGAACCCCTTCGCCTCCTTGATGTTCGCGGAGCTCGGGGTCATCTCGCCGACGAGCAACATCCACGCCTTCTCCGAGGACGCCGACGGCATCGTCCGCTCGGAGGCGGCCGGCTTCGTCGTGCTCAAGCGCGTGGACGACGCCCTACGCGACGGCGACACCGTCCTCGCCGTGATCAAGGGCTCCGCCACGAACTCGGATGGCCATTCCAACGGCCTGACCGCCCCGAACCCCGAGGCGCAGGTGGACGTGCTCGAGCGCGCCTACGCGGACGCGGGCATCGACCCGGCCGAGGTGGACCTCGTCGAGGCGCACGGCACCGGCACCCTGCTCGGCGACCCGATCGAAGCGACGGCCCTGGGCACGGTGCTCGGACGCGGCCGCGACGGCGCCAGCCCGCTGCTGCTCGGCTCCGCGAAGTCGAACATCGGGCACTCTGAATCCGCCGCGGGCGTGGTCGCGCTGATCAAGGTGCTCGAGGCGCTCAAGCACGACACGATCCCGGCCTCCGTGAACTATGTCGGGCCGAACAAGTACGTCGACTTCGACGCGCAGCACATCGAGGTGGTGGAGGACCCGCGCGAGTGGCCACGGTACTCGGGCCGCCGCGTCGCGGGCGTGTCGGGCTTCGGCTTCGGCGGCACGAACGCCCACGTGGTGCTCGCGGACCTGGACCCGGCCGAGTACGACACCGACGCGGCCGCCACGCCCGCCGAGCTGCTCGGCGCGGGCGCCGTGGGGCTGCCGGTGTCGGGCCTTTTGCCCTCGCGCCGCGCCGCGGCTGCCGCCGAGCTCGCCGACTTTTTCGAGGGGCGCCCGGACGCGGACCTGCAGCCGGTGGCCCGCTCGCTGGCCACGCGAAACCACGGCCGCAGCGCCGCCGTCGTCCAGGCGGCGACCGTCGAGGAGGCGGTGAAGAAGCTGCGCCAGGTCGCCGAGGGCAAGCTCGCCCCCGGCATCAGCGTGGCCGACGCGCCCGCCGCGATGGGCCCCGTCTTCGTCTACTCCGGCTTCGGCTCGCAGCACCGCAAGATGGCGAAGCGGCTGCTGGAGACCTCGCCGCTGTTCCGCCGCCGCATGGAGGAACTCGACGAGTACGTGCAGTTCGAGGCGGGCTGGTCGATGCTCGAGATCATCCGCGACGACGAGCAGACCTACGACACCCTGACCGGCCAAGTCACCATCACCGCCATCCAGATCGCGCAGACGGACCTGCTGGCCTCCCTGGGCATCACGCCCGCCGCGACCATGGGCATGTCCATGGGGGAGATGGGCGCCGCCTACGGCGCGGGCGGGATCACCGCGCGCGACGCCATCCTCATCGCCTGCCACCGCGCCCGCCTCATGAGCGAGGGCGAGGAGATGATCGCCGGCACCGCCCAGGAGGGCGCGATGGCGGTCGTTGAGCTCAGCCGCGAGGAGCTGAGCGAGTTCGTCGACGCCCACCCCGAGGCGCGGGGCGCGGAGCCCGCCGTCTACGCCGGGCCCGGCATGACCACCATCGGCGGCCCCGCGACGGCGGTCGAGTTCGTCGTCGCCGAGCTGGAGAAACAGGAGAAGTTCGCGCGCACGCTCAACGTGCGCGGCGCGGGCCACACCAGCATGCTCGACCCCATCATGGGCGACCTGGCCGGCGAGCTCGCCGGCCTCGAGCCGCGCCCGCTTGCCGTCCCGCTCTACAGCTCCGTCGACCGCGGCGCGGTCTACCGGGTGGGCGAGGTGGTGCACGACGCGGAGTACTTCCTGCGCATGACCCGACAGTCCGTCTTCTTCCAGGACGCCACCGAGGCGGCCCTTGCCGCCGGGCACAGCACCTTCGTCGAAATCGCCCCGAACCCGGTTGCGGTGATGGGCATGATGAACACCGCCTTCGGCGCGGGCAAGCCCGACACGCAGCTTCTGTTCACCGCGAAGCGCAAGGTCGACGAGGTGGCCAGCCTGCTCGACCTGGCCGCGAAGCTCTACGTCCAGGGCGTCGACGTCGACTTCCGGGGCTTCTACGGTCCCGGCCGGGTGCTCGACGCCCCGCCCACCCCCTTCAAGCGCAACCGGCTGTGGACGAAGGCGCGGCCGTCCTCCGCCTCGACCTCCCTGCTGGGGGCGAAGGTGACGCTGCCGGACGCGACCGTCGCGTACTCCATCCAGGCGGACCAGGTGTTCAGCCCGCACCAGCTCGTTGAGTCGGTCGCCGAGGAGATCGCCCCCGGCTCGCGCGTGGTGGCTACGGAGGAATCGGGCTACCTGCCGCCGGACGGCGAGCTGACCACCATCGTCGCCACCTCGCTGGGCGGGGTGAGCATCAAGGTCTACGACGGCTCCGAGCTTGTGGTGGAGGGCTTTGCCACCTCCCTCGACCTGGGTGAAACCCGCGGGTTGCAGGGCGTGGCGGAGGTAAAGCCCTCGCCCTCGCCGACGGCGCCCGATGAGGGCGTCGAGGCCGTGCGCTGGGACCCGCACAGCGGCGAGACGGTGCGCGAGCGCCTGCGCGCGATCGTGTCCGAGTCGATGGGCTACGACGCCGAGGATCTGCCGGACGAGCTGCCGCTCATCGACCTCGGCCTCGACTCCCTCATGGGCATGCGCATCAAGAACAGGGTGGAAAACGACTTCCAGATTCCCCCGCTCCAGGTGCAGGCGCTTCGCGACGCCTCCGTCGCCGACGTCATCAGCATGGTCGAAGACGCCGTGGCGGGCCGCCCCGACGCGCCGCAGCCGCTACCGTACAACTCCGAGACCCGCACCCCGGCGGCCGCCGCGACGAAGGCCCAGGGCGTGGGCGTCGCCCCGCGCGACGCGGCGGAGCGCCTTGTCTTCGCCACCTGGGCGAACTACGTCGGCGCCGCCGCGGCGGGCGTCACCTCGGAGCTCCCGCAGATCACCGAGGAGCAGGCCGAACACATCGCCGCGCGCCTGAGCGAGCGTGCCGGGGTGGAGATCACCGCGGCGTTTGTTCGGGGCGTCGATACGCTCGAGCCCCTCGCCAACGAGGTGCGCGAGGGCCTAGAGACCCCCGTCGAGGGCAACTTCCGCGTGCTGCGTGAGCGCACGGAGGGGATGGACGCCCCGAGCGTGTTCGTGTTCCACCCGGCGGGCGGCTCGAGCATCGTGTACGAGCCGCTGGCCCGCCGGCTCGGCGAGGACGTCCCCGTTTACGGAGTAGAGCGACTGGAAGGATCCCTCGAGGAGCGCGCGGAGGCGTACCTGGAGGACATCGAGCGGCTTGCCGCGGGCCGCCCCGTGGTCCTCGCCGGGTGGTCCTTCGGCGGCGCGCTGGCCTACGAGGTCGCCGAGCGCCTCGGCGACGACAAGGTCGCCTTCATCGCGCTTCTGGATACCACCCAACCCTCCGAACCCACCCCGAACACGCCGGAGGAGACGCGCGCCCGCTGGGAGCGCTACGCAGCCTTTGCCAAGGACGCCTACGGCCTGGATTTCCCGGTGCCCTACGAGCTGCTCGACTCGGCTGGCGAGGAGGCTGTGCTGAACATGCTCGGCGAGTTCCTGGCCACGACCGACGCCTCCGAGCACGGCCTCGCCGCCGGCGTGCTGGAGCACCAGCGGGCCTCCTTCGTGGACAACCAGATCCTGGCCAACCTCGACTTCGGCCGGTGGGCCGCGGTGTCCGTGCCCGTGCTGCTGTTCCGCTCGGAGCGCATGCACGACGGGGCAATCATGCTCGAGCCCGCCTACGCGCACATTGACGACGACGGCGGGTGGGGCGCTATCGTGGATGACCTCACCATTGTCCACCTGCCGGGCGACCACCTCGCGGTCGTGGACGAGCCGGCGGTGGGCATCGTTGGCAAGCACATGAACGAATGGATTGACAATGTCGACAGCCTCTAA
- a CDS encoding FadD32-like long-chain-fatty-acid--AMP ligase, translating into MDLSVIIQRFIDEEGKIALPQNFTIPALTEMLYFMGAQLGQLDEINIRYWDFSESSEGELRTMTRREVNTRVKAVAARLMQVGNPGDRVAILAANSPEYLFGFMGAMYAGQVPIPLYDPNEPGHGDHLRAVLSDSGAKTVLTNKAGGPAVRAFFADLPAAQRPRILSVDSLPDSLAESWVPLETPEGTDTANDTAFLQYTSGSTRMPAGVIITNESIVTNVIQIYTAVDLQQPLRAPIWLPLHHDMGIIVSMLLVVLGNEIELMAPRDFMQQPKRYIKQLSRRADDPEDLHIYSLVPNFALDVMARYANLTEEDGVDLSAVEGLIIGSEPVTERGVETFVDAFADYGIRRPAIRPGYGLAEATLIVTTAQTEDRPKFLKLDREKLTEGKAVASADGVTMASTGQPVRWMNFAIVDPETRNEVPAGTVGEIWINGANVAGGYLDRAEETRETFANTIGETLQEGLPKDHWLATGDLGALVDGELYITGRLKDLIVVAGRNHYPQDIETTVQKASEHVRTDSVAAFAVPGENVERLIVFVERADDATPEGDAAAEDAIRSAVTSVHGISPDVIAFYAPNEIARSSSGKIARRVNMKRFLEQNDG; encoded by the coding sequence ATGGATCTGAGCGTCATCATCCAGCGCTTCATCGACGAGGAGGGCAAGATCGCCCTGCCCCAGAACTTCACCATCCCCGCGCTCACCGAGATGCTGTACTTCATGGGCGCGCAGTTGGGGCAGTTGGATGAGATCAACATCCGCTACTGGGACTTCTCGGAAAGCTCCGAGGGCGAGCTGCGCACCATGACGCGCCGGGAAGTCAACACCCGCGTCAAGGCCGTCGCGGCGCGCCTCATGCAGGTGGGGAACCCGGGCGACCGGGTGGCTATCCTCGCCGCCAATTCCCCCGAGTACCTCTTCGGCTTCATGGGCGCGATGTACGCGGGCCAGGTGCCCATTCCGCTCTACGATCCGAACGAGCCCGGCCACGGTGATCACCTGCGCGCGGTGCTGAGCGATTCGGGGGCGAAAACTGTGCTGACCAACAAGGCCGGCGGGCCCGCCGTGCGCGCCTTCTTCGCCGACCTGCCCGCCGCGCAGCGCCCGCGCATCCTCTCGGTGGACTCCCTTCCGGATTCGCTCGCCGAGTCCTGGGTGCCGCTGGAGACGCCGGAGGGCACGGACACCGCTAACGACACCGCGTTCTTGCAGTACACCTCGGGCTCGACGCGCATGCCGGCCGGCGTGATCATCACCAACGAGTCGATCGTGACCAACGTCATCCAGATCTACACGGCGGTGGACCTGCAGCAGCCCCTGCGCGCCCCGATCTGGCTGCCGCTGCACCACGACATGGGCATCATCGTTTCGATGCTGCTGGTCGTGCTCGGCAACGAGATCGAGTTGATGGCTCCGCGCGACTTCATGCAGCAGCCGAAGCGCTACATCAAGCAGCTCTCCCGCCGCGCGGACGACCCCGAGGACCTGCACATTTACTCGCTGGTGCCCAACTTCGCGCTCGATGTCATGGCCCGCTACGCCAACCTCACGGAGGAGGACGGGGTTGACCTTTCGGCAGTCGAGGGCCTCATCATCGGCTCCGAGCCGGTGACCGAGCGGGGAGTGGAAACCTTCGTGGACGCCTTCGCGGACTACGGCATCCGGCGCCCGGCGATCCGCCCGGGCTACGGCCTTGCGGAAGCCACCCTCATCGTCACCACCGCGCAGACGGAGGACCGGCCGAAGTTCCTCAAGCTCGACCGCGAGAAGCTCACCGAGGGCAAGGCCGTCGCCTCCGCCGACGGCGTAACCATGGCCTCCACCGGCCAGCCGGTGCGGTGGATGAACTTCGCCATCGTCGACCCGGAGACCCGCAATGAGGTGCCCGCGGGCACCGTCGGCGAGATCTGGATCAACGGCGCCAACGTCGCCGGCGGCTACCTCGACCGCGCCGAGGAAACCAGGGAGACCTTCGCCAACACCATCGGCGAGACGCTCCAGGAGGGCCTGCCGAAGGATCACTGGCTGGCCACCGGTGACCTGGGTGCCCTCGTCGACGGCGAGCTCTACATCACAGGCCGCCTCAAGGACTTGATCGTGGTGGCCGGGCGCAACCACTACCCGCAGGACATCGAGACCACGGTGCAGAAGGCCAGCGAGCACGTGCGCACCGACTCGGTCGCCGCCTTCGCCGTGCCGGGCGAAAACGTCGAGCGCCTCATCGTCTTCGTCGAGCGCGCCGACGACGCGACCCCGGAAGGCGACGCCGCTGCGGAGGACGCCATCCGCTCGGCCGTCACCTCCGTTCACGGGATCTCCCCCGACGTCATCGCCTTCTACGCCCCGAACGAGATCGCTCGCTCCTCCTCTGGCAAGATAGCGCGCCGGGTGAACATGAAGAGGTTCCTGGAGCAAAACGACGGGTAA
- a CDS encoding cutinase family protein: protein MRKPVIVGAVVIVLALIGLGIYQWRVGDTPPLPGEPEPPATTEALPEGEPDWCPAVQVVSIPGTWESAADDDPFNPQANPYSFMLSITRPLQETYAIDEVRVWTTPYTAQFRNIQTAAGRAEMTYDESRAEGTARVNGELAFVNSTCPNTKFIVMGFSQGAVIAGNIANEIGTGANTVPPEKLLGAVMIADGRREAGVGVNPGVEIPGVGAEIALEPLNRVVQAVTPGATMTGTREGGFGAVADRAYEICAPNDSVCDAPQDFGTLVARAGDLLLANGNHAQYATNPEVIPGTTATQWTIDWARGVLDRELGR from the coding sequence ATGCGTAAGCCCGTCATCGTCGGCGCGGTCGTTATCGTGCTGGCTCTTATTGGTTTGGGCATTTACCAGTGGCGTGTCGGCGACACGCCACCGCTACCGGGGGAGCCCGAGCCCCCGGCGACCACCGAGGCGCTGCCGGAGGGGGAACCGGACTGGTGCCCGGCCGTCCAGGTGGTCTCCATCCCCGGCACGTGGGAGTCCGCGGCGGACGACGACCCGTTCAACCCGCAGGCCAACCCCTACTCCTTCATGCTGTCCATTACCCGGCCGCTGCAGGAGACGTACGCGATCGACGAGGTGCGCGTGTGGACAACCCCCTACACCGCGCAGTTCCGCAACATCCAGACGGCCGCGGGCCGCGCGGAGATGACCTACGATGAATCGCGTGCCGAGGGCACCGCCCGCGTCAACGGCGAGCTCGCCTTCGTCAACTCGACGTGCCCGAACACGAAGTTCATCGTCATGGGCTTCTCCCAGGGCGCGGTGATCGCCGGGAACATCGCAAACGAGATCGGCACCGGGGCGAACACGGTGCCGCCGGAGAAGCTGCTCGGCGCGGTGATGATCGCCGACGGCCGGCGTGAGGCCGGGGTGGGCGTGAACCCCGGTGTGGAGATCCCCGGCGTCGGAGCGGAGATCGCCCTGGAGCCGCTCAACCGCGTCGTGCAGGCGGTCACGCCGGGCGCGACCATGACGGGGACGCGCGAGGGCGGCTTCGGGGCAGTCGCCGACCGGGCCTACGAGATCTGCGCGCCGAACGATTCCGTGTGCGACGCGCCGCAGGACTTCGGCACCCTCGTCGCCCGGGCCGGTGACCTCCTGCTCGCCAACGGCAACCACGCCCAGTACGCGACCAACCCCGAGGTGATCCCCGGCACCACGGCAACCCAGTGGACGATCGACTGGGCGCGTGGCGTCCTCGATCGCGAGCTCGGGCGGTAA
- a CDS encoding alpha/beta hydrolase-fold protein, which yields MRDHRSPRRTWIVAAALPTAIAVGLGAAPAMAQSSLPFSSQGGISDNIRPKDPPKRTPIEVDRNPQIPNLPEGVSVDRIEWLTNRRVAVFIKSAAMPEQLIQVQILLARDWHQNPEATFPEVWALDGLRARDDENGWTIETNIEQFYADKNVNVILPVGGESSFYADWQRPNNGKNYQWETFLTEELVPILNNRFRSNNKRAVVGISMGGTAAMNLAERNPHLFDFVGSFSGYLDTTTTGMPTAIKVAQLDAGGYNSEAMWGPPGSQDWIDHDPKLGIENLEDMVVYVSSGSGRDDFGSPESVARGAANPAGVGLEVISRLSTQTFVNYAARTNVKPIVRFRPSGVHSWEYWQFEMTQAWPYIADALEVPDEDRGADCAPIGAIAEATKGGIIGSCVNNEYDLAGGKAEDFRGGQAFWSTDTGARALYGAILAKYNALDGPAGWLGFPTTGELGTPDGRGRFVHFQNGSIYWTPQTGAYAIPGDMFRAWGTHGYERGHLKYPVAEAQSINGGFVQQFENGFLTRNPNNGGHFIVHGAIGAKYGKMNTAASDLGYPKGNERAIPGGFFQEFERGNIYWSPQTGAHAIYYGDIFDEWGKEGWEQGRLGWPVSDMKEIPAGGLTIDFQRGTLEQVNGTVQEKGR from the coding sequence ATGCGAGATCACCGTTCCCCGCGCCGCACGTGGATTGTGGCGGCCGCGCTCCCGACGGCTATCGCCGTCGGCCTCGGCGCCGCTCCCGCGATGGCGCAGAGCAGCCTCCCCTTCAGCTCTCAGGGCGGCATCTCGGACAACATTCGACCGAAGGATCCGCCGAAGCGCACGCCGATCGAGGTTGACCGCAACCCGCAGATCCCGAATCTGCCCGAGGGCGTGTCCGTCGACCGCATCGAGTGGCTGACCAACCGCCGCGTCGCGGTGTTCATCAAGTCCGCGGCCATGCCCGAGCAGCTGATCCAGGTGCAGATCCTCCTCGCCCGCGACTGGCACCAAAACCCCGAGGCCACCTTCCCGGAGGTCTGGGCGCTTGACGGCCTGCGTGCCCGCGACGACGAGAACGGCTGGACCATCGAGACAAACATCGAGCAGTTCTACGCGGACAAGAACGTCAACGTCATCCTGCCCGTCGGCGGCGAATCCTCCTTCTACGCGGACTGGCAGCGCCCCAATAACGGCAAGAACTACCAGTGGGAGACGTTCCTGACCGAGGAGCTCGTCCCGATCCTGAACAACCGGTTCCGCTCGAACAACAAGCGAGCCGTCGTGGGCATCTCCATGGGCGGCACCGCGGCGATGAACCTCGCCGAGCGCAACCCGCACCTGTTTGACTTCGTTGGCTCCTTCTCCGGTTACCTGGACACCACCACGACAGGCATGCCCACCGCCATCAAGGTTGCCCAGCTCGACGCCGGCGGATACAACTCCGAGGCCATGTGGGGCCCACCCGGCTCCCAGGACTGGATCGACCACGACCCGAAGCTGGGCATCGAGAACCTCGAGGACATGGTCGTCTACGTGTCCTCCGGCTCTGGGCGCGACGACTTCGGCTCCCCGGAGTCCGTGGCGCGCGGCGCGGCCAACCCGGCCGGTGTCGGCCTTGAGGTGATCTCGCGCTTGTCCACGCAGACCTTCGTGAACTATGCGGCGCGCACCAACGTCAAGCCCATTGTGAGGTTCCGCCCCTCCGGCGTCCACTCCTGGGAGTACTGGCAGTTCGAGATGACCCAGGCGTGGCCCTACATCGCCGACGCGCTGGAGGTTCCCGACGAGGACCGCGGCGCCGACTGCGCACCGATCGGCGCGATCGCCGAGGCCACCAAGGGCGGCATCATCGGCTCCTGCGTGAACAACGAGTACGACCTCGCGGGCGGCAAGGCCGAGGACTTCCGCGGCGGCCAGGCGTTCTGGTCCACGGACACCGGGGCGCGCGCGCTCTACGGCGCGATCCTGGCCAAGTACAACGCGCTCGATGGCCCGGCCGGCTGGCTCGGCTTCCCCACCACGGGTGAGCTGGGCACCCCCGACGGGCGCGGCCGGTTTGTCCACTTCCAGAACGGCTCTATCTACTGGACGCCGCAGACGGGTGCCTACGCCATCCCGGGCGACATGTTCCGGGCGTGGGGGACGCACGGCTACGAAAGGGGCCACCTGAAGTATCCGGTCGCCGAGGCGCAGAGCATCAACGGCGGCTTCGTGCAGCAGTTCGAGAACGGCTTCCTCACCCGTAACCCGAACAACGGCGGGCACTTCATCGTGCACGGCGCCATCGGTGCCAAGTACGGCAAGATGAACACCGCGGCCTCCGACCTCGGTTACCCGAAGGGCAACGAGCGCGCGATTCCGGGCGGGTTCTTCCAGGAGTTTGAGCGCGGCAACATCTACTGGTCGCCGCAGACCGGCGCCCACGCCATCTACTACGGCGACATCTTCGACGAGTGGGGCAAGGAAGGTTGGGAGCAGGGCCGGCTCGGCTGGCCGGTCTCCGACATGAAGGAGATTCCCGCCGGCGGGCTGACCATCGATTTCCAGCGCGGTACCCTTGAGCAGGTCAACGGCACCGTGCAAGAGAAGGGGCGCTAA
- a CDS encoding SDR family oxidoreductase, with translation MQPLAVVTGATSGIGRATALRLSERFSVIGTSRDPASVADPLPGVSYVALDLGDAESIRLCAAEILARGVPEVLVNNAGESQSGPVEELPREALERLFEVNVLGHVDLTQRLLPAMRRRGSGRIVMVGSMLASLPLAYRSSYVASKAAIKGFALAARRELAPFGVSVAVVEPGSIATGLSARRTQYVDKRGPYWAEFETMITRLDAAERAGISAERVAEEIMKPVEAARPRALYACGSFARVVFPLARLLPREAMLWIVNRKHGLRGVSRAKVSSKT, from the coding sequence ATGCAGCCGCTCGCCGTCGTCACCGGTGCCACCTCAGGGATTGGCCGGGCGACGGCTTTGCGCTTGTCGGAGCGCTTCAGCGTGATCGGGACCAGCCGCGACCCCGCGTCCGTGGCGGACCCGCTGCCCGGCGTGAGCTACGTCGCCCTGGACCTCGGCGACGCGGAGTCGATCCGACTGTGCGCCGCCGAGATTCTCGCCCGCGGGGTGCCCGAGGTGCTGGTGAACAACGCCGGCGAGTCGCAGTCCGGCCCCGTAGAGGAGCTGCCGCGCGAGGCGCTGGAACGCCTTTTCGAGGTCAACGTCCTGGGCCACGTGGACCTGACCCAGCGGCTACTTCCGGCGATGCGCCGGCGCGGCAGCGGGCGCATCGTCATGGTGGGCTCCATGCTCGCCAGCCTGCCGCTGGCCTACCGCTCCAGCTACGTCGCCTCGAAGGCCGCGATCAAGGGCTTCGCGCTCGCCGCCCGCCGCGAGCTTGCGCCCTTCGGGGTGTCGGTCGCCGTGGTGGAGCCCGGTTCCATCGCGACGGGTCTGTCGGCGCGGCGCACTCAGTACGTCGATAAGCGCGGGCCCTATTGGGCTGAGTTCGAGACAATGATTACCCGCCTCGACGCCGCGGAACGGGCCGGGATTTCGGCTGAGCGCGTGGCCGAGGAGATCATGAAGCCTGTGGAGGCGGCGCGGCCGCGCGCGTTGTACGCGTGCGGGTCATTTGCGCGGGTGGTATTCCCGCTGGCGCGGCTGCTGCCGCGGGAAGCGATGCTATGGATCGTGAACCGCAAGCACGGGCTGCGGGGCGTGTCGCGCGCTAAAGTCTCAAGTAAGACTTAA